The Mangifera indica cultivar Alphonso chromosome 19, CATAS_Mindica_2.1, whole genome shotgun sequence nucleotide sequence ATTTTTATTCCCTAAATCGGCAGCTGTAACCGGTATCGGGTTTTCCAGCAAATGAGGTTGTAGTTGCTGGATCAAGGATGAGGAATTTGTCACCTGAATTGGAGGTCTAACTGAAGGCATTGAAGTGAGTGTTGGAACTCCAGGCTGCCCAGGCAATGCAGCTTGTTGTAGAGATTGGTTCTTGGCATGTTGTGAAAGCTGAGTCTGAAGATGCATAGTAGGCTGTAGTGGTGCAGAAAATTGGTTATTAAGCAAAGAATGTTGAGAGATAGCTGATACTTGAACTTCTGGCACTTTGGGTATCAACTGCACCTTCTGTGCAAGCGGGGGTAGCCCAGGAAGTTGAACTGCTTGCTGCAGACCATCTAGTAATGAAGTCTGAACAAGGTGACCAGGACCTTGCAGAAGATTTGGCATCTGCAACTGcacaatttaacaaaaaaagaaaagaagtctCAACATGACATGACCACAAGGTTCTATACAAGTAATACCACAATCTTTTAGATGATGAAACAAACCACTTGAGGAGACACCATTCCTAGCATTATTTCTGCCTGCAATCAGAATTAGAAAAATTTCTAAGATTAAGTTGTCTGTAACTTATGCCACAGTGacattcaataaataataaagaatgtAGCAAAACAAgcacataaaactatttataatatCAACCATTGGATTTGAGAAATGAAAAATCATTGGGCCCCTGAGGTGGATCAGCCCAAAAAGTCATTTATGTGGGtcaatatgaaaattatatctagataaattataaagaacAGAAAGACACAATCATCAACTTTCAAAATATCAAATCTTGATGtgcaaaaaaaatctaatttatcttCAATCAATCTAAAAGCCACTATCATGACAATTAGCACTATCTAAGGTTTCATTGGTGTGTTAACTCCCAGAAGTAAACTTGTTCAAAATATGATTCAATGTAACCACATTTTCTATACGTGTTAATAGTATGTCTGTGTGGGTGATGACATTCAATCTTTTAAGGGGTAAGGCTGCTACCTATCACCCCCAACCTGTGTCACTAGGCGTAAATTTTTCCTTTCCCCTTTAATTAAGTGCTCACGGAATCACTGAGGTTTCACCAAAAACAAAAGGAGGTCACCTCTCAGTCAACAAGGCATCATTTATAGCCataattccattttttcttcACCTATAATTGGTCTAACAGCTCCAGCTCATCGAGGAAGAATGTTAAAAATCACGAGAGTATAGAAAAGTGATTGATAAGCACCTGGAAAAGAGCTTTCAGCAACTGAGGTTTTGCCAATAATAGCTGACGGGTTAGTTCCTTGTTTTGGGTGGCCATTGACTGCCATCAGAAAACATATTTGAATACCACCAACCAAAGTAATCATTAAAGAATATATAAGCTTTGCTAAATGCATACCTTCAGCTCAGACATAATGTCATTCAGCTGACTCCTTGACATTTTAGCTAGATGAAGAGTTAAGGGATCATTAGCTGATGCCACCTGACTCTGCACACCATTTTGATTTGACAGAATACCAACCTGAGCACCACCTAAAGCTCCTGTCATAACCGTTGCAGCAGTTATAGCTAAATGGAGACCAATTGGTTGAAGAGGAACAGCATCCCCATGGATTGCCGGGCCCCCTATTTGTTTCTGCGGTTCTGAGATGTATtcatagatattaaaataaggaaaaaagttAGGTTTTATTTACATAAGAAGATAAATCAAGTGTACAAAATGTTAAGTTGAAGAAGAGAAACTAACCAAAATTCACAGCCAGTCCTGGTCCACCACGACCCTGCAAGAGGACAAAACAATCATTCctaacaaaaatacaaattattggCCAAACTGAAAGTCCCAACTTCCAGGCTTAGTACAGCAACAATTTTAGCGGCTAGAACTTGGTTCAGTTGACATAAGTCAAAATTTAATGTTTAAGAAACTTTTATAACATTGATTTTAGTAAACTTAAGATAGACCACACTCACGTGGTACATACTTCTATATCTACTCATGAATTTCAAATCCAATCCCACTCATTCTCCATCACTTAATTTCTACAGTGTATCACAACAAGTTGAAACTAACAGTTAAGTCAATATAGATATGTTGCAAACAGTTCACTATGCGTAGCAACACATAGCAAGTATATCTTCATAACTATCTCATCATTTGTTTGATTGTGACTGACGAACCACATTACAAATGTAGTATAAGTCCTCTTATTACAAGAATAGGCCTAGCCCTCAGACCAGACTGAAATAATTAATGTCTAAAGTAGATGATGACAAGGAAATTTATTTCCTAAAGGAAAGACTCAATTTCACTTATCTTTGATCATTTCTTGATATACCAGTCCACAGGGCAACAGAAAGCACTCCTAATTTTGAATAGcattgtaaaattattaaataaaaacaatagtGTCTAAGCACCTATACCAATTTATCCCGAAACTTAGCAGAAGATCTCAgacattaaaacaaaaaaatcattaaaacacTCGAGTGTAATATTCTGGAGTTGAAATATATCCCTTATTATTTCTACAAAGGTTGTCCAAATGGGAAAAATTAACAACTGCAACAACTACTGCTAGTTATAGCAACTGATATGCACACTATCTCCTATATCCTAGTCCAAAGTTAAAGACTGAGCCTAGTATAAGGAGAAAATACTCAGACAATGTCAACTAtatgaatttgttaaaattcagaagaaaaagaaaaaaagtagtCATGTAGCCTAGACATATGACTATCACCTGCTCTCGATTTCTGTCAGCCCCTTTATCATTTTCAGCAAAATCAACACGTAATTGCCTTCCATTAATCTCATAGCCATGAAGATTACGACGAGCACTTAAAGCCGTCTCTTCATCCTTATACTCACAGAACCCATAGCCTTTTGGTTTTCCAGTTTCTCTATCAAGAACTAATctgaaaataagaaataaaataaccaaaattgaGGTACAACCAAAAGAACCTTCCCTATTCATAAacagaataattaaaataagatcattcgaaatattttaatagataaattaatagtttcaaTGTAGTCATAAAACTACTATTAGGCCGACCTTTATAGAGAACTTATTCACtctacaaaaatataaaactctaCAAAGATTGAAATATCTGTAAAATTGAACTGTAAATTCgagattacataaaattataattctagGGTTCTTTATTGAAACTTCCTTCCATTTATAACTGACCTGAACGACACAACAGGGCCAACCTCTCTGCAGATTTCTATAAGCTGCTCCTCAGTTGCATCATAAGGTATATTTCCAACTGccacaacaaaaacaaaaacacaaaattatcaaaacactTCTAttgctttcaaaaattcaaataaaaaaatcgcAATTAAAAACGGCGGCGTAAAGTGAAATCACCAAAGACACAACGGTGCTGAGAAGAGGCCATGAAGTTAACAAGAGACGAAGAAGTTGAAGGTGAAGCTCCgttgcttcatcttcttcctccggCACATCGCTATGACGTCGTTATACAActttaaatgaacaaaaatttattgACCTAAAATACACTTTCGGGAGAAGAAGTATGGCTAGATTCTTCGATTTGTAgcaaagaaaatattcaaaagaaGATATGTTCTCTGGCTCTTTATGACAAAAGGGAAAACAAGAATGGGAGAATCCGGGTTCCGTTTCGGTTCGTATCGTATCGGCTACAACGTAATCAAACAAGAATTGGAAACCCTTATGGGTTTTTACTTGCATTCGGTATTCTATTCCGAGAATTGAATTGTTTTGTTGAAGCTCGCATCCGTCTCGCGAAGAAAATGAGTTAGGAAAGAAGGGGTACTACAGTACCCACCCGGTTATGTTACCGGATGGATAAGCATtaggtttaattttaataataaggcTAAAGGGACCGGTTTAAACTTGTGCGAGGTTGGCCTGGATCCTATCCGAgtgggtttggttttgaaacccagtttagttcaatttagcccagtttgattcattttaacttaaattcattcaatttaaatttaaattgattatcaGATAGAAGATTCAGTATaagttttataaatcaaattaaactcaagctaaaaagtactcaatttgattcaacttaagtttgatttaaattcataattcaaatctgctttcaaatttatgattagATACAACTCAAATTTGCGATTTGAATTAGtctaaatttgtaatttagttcagttcaaattagtggtttgatatattatttgaataaaataatattattttgctaAAGCATCAAGaattcaaatcatcaattcgcATTGAAccaaactatgaatttgaactattaatCGAATCGAACTTAAATCAAACTtagtttaatcattttttatttaaaccgaACTtagattatcttaattttgacttaaaaaaCTCAAGTCCAACTCAAACTAGGGTacttttcattcaaatcaaacttgatcTAAGAGACGTCTAGACTTAGCCCCATTCATATTCACTATTATCTCAAATccaaatgaatttttttattgtttatttgtgataattatattgtaaattatttttaaaactatttttagctttaaaattaaaactgaaatCATTTGAATCAACAATCCTTGACTCAGTACTGTCTTTCCatattttaatgtgatttttgtttagtttttcaCCCATGAAACAATGGTCTCACAAAAAGTCAGAGTAGACATGGCAACTGGGCTGGGCCGAAAGAAGGCCCAGCTCAAAGCCTAAATTCAAACCTGACCCAAAAAGGTCCAGTCTAATACTGTAGCTTCATGAGTTGGGCCTATAAACTATTTGGTAAAACCATagtctttaatattaaacctcTAAATCAACTCAGTCCGATCCAATaccattcataattttaaagaaaaaaagggcaGAAACCTTCATGGCTCCTGCTTGTGgcagttattattatttttatacctactaattaaaatcttttttattttttaattttatttacaaatcttttaattttaattgtttcattatattcttaatcatattttatctcatcaactctctttcaaaaactatttgaatttgtaaataataattttttgtatttataatttcattttcattttaattttatcattataaaatattacaaatggatttaatatcaaatgaatctAATGCcaaatgaatttagaaatttgtATATTGAGAACGGatagataaatgatataatatatattttatttatatttgtaactatacattatataaattaatttattcatactatattataaacttataatatttttgatcatgtaattatgatatttCTCTGTCATAAGTgaaagagtaaaaataaaatatttgtggTACTatctttgattttaataattgaaaaataatttatatctaaaaattttaattaaaattataaaacttgttTAAATAGACCAATCCGATTAAAACTTATGAACCGGCTCATTTAAGGCCTGGTATAACCCTATGTAGGGTCATGTTTTGGGCCTTCAAAAATCCATAAGTCAGCTCAATACGAAAATCCATTACAGTATGGGCCTAGTGTCTGACCCTGCGTGGCCCATTGATGTCTCTAAACCGAAGTGTCCATGAacaggcaaaaaaaaaaaaaaaaattgcagccTCAGAGTTTCAAATCTATATTGGAATCAGCTAGACTGTTTGAATTGCTGAAGAATTCTCTGAGTTAGTCGCGGCCTTGCTAAACTTTTTTCTGAGAAGAATCTTTCTTCTATTACAACTCCATGAATCTTTTTTATTCCCCAGGTTGTTCACCTCATATGTTCTTCAAATTTAGCAGAAAGCAGAAGAAcgaaatttatcaatttttatgcatgaaaatttttatgCCAAGAGAATATAGTTTTCAGTGATTATTTCAAACAGGAAGTATAAATTAGCCAGCCTACCATATAATTTTAGATACGCAAAAAGCAAAACTTAATCCTTAATATTCAAGAATTCAAATGATCTATGAAAATTCTTCAGTTTTTCAATGTGCTGGAGAAGctagatttttcaaataactCCAGCAGTCTGCCCTAACAACATTAGCAGCAAAAAGAACCTTGTTTCTTTCTACCCAGTTCACATAATATTAAGAGGAGAATTTGCATCTTCCCAGGACTCTCACAGTTCCCATTAGCATCCATAAGATAGCACACAATATTCCAAGAATGGATAAAATTAAGAATCCAATACCACCTCCTTGCCTTCTTGTTACAGGGCGATTGCATCCTGCAACATTGGTGTTTCTAGCATTTGCTCTTATGCGGCTAAAGCCAGAAACTTGCTCAAACGCTGGGTTCATCAATGGAATCTCTGACGCTGAAGCAGAGCTGGTAGGTATTGACTCCACATAAGCCCAAATGAACGAAGAAAGCCAACTTGTATCTCCACCACCCTCTTGGCCATTTTGATTTTCACTTGCTTCAGCTAGAGGTTGTGTAACTTCTTCTACTGTACCTAAATGTCGGAGGAATTGCAGAATTAGCAAAACAACCTTAGCTACAACCACATTAATGTTTgcaatatatgaagaaatacATTAATCAGAAGAGCCCTTGATGCTGGCTCAAGTAAACCAAACCATCCATCAAATCAAGAGCTTTGCATGGATGGGCTAAGGAGACAGCAACTTTGTccaaaacaagaacaaaactCAGTAAAATACTACACTCGGTGATAGATGAACAAACAGACCATCACCAACATCCACATTGCTTTTATTACCTGAAGTTGTTTGGCACAGAATTCCATGATTTGATTCTGCAGGAGTAAAAAGGCTACTTTGTTGTTGCTGCATCCACGGTTGAGTGCTTATGAGATCTGTGCCAGATGAAGCAGGCTGCAACTGGACCTGGTTTACAATGAAATTTGGTTTAACTTGGTGCTCAGGAAGTTTTGCCAATGAATTAGACTGGAACTGGTAATCTACCTGGTTTACCACAATATTTTGTTGCAACTGCTGATCCACTTGATTTTCCAAAGAATGAGGTTGGAACTGATGATCCACCTGGTTCAGCACATCATTCCCCGGTACATTCATATCCTGATAAATAGGCCCCATGCCATTAGTAAACATGGCTGCATCATCGTTCAGATCAAACAAACTCATTCCATCAAGCTCATCAAACTGCAAGTTCTCCACCGGATTCTCCCCAGCAGAAAAAGTAGATTCAGGACTGATCAGATCATTCATTTCCAGGAAACCCTCCTGGCATAGCTGTAGAACCTGCTCATAATCCTGGGG carries:
- the LOC123203328 gene encoding cleavage stimulating factor 64-like isoform X4 gives rise to the protein MSRYRSMYHGRGGPGLAVNFEPQKQIGGPAIHGDAVPLQPIGLHLAITAATVMTGALGGAQVGILSNQNGVQSQVASANDPLTLHLAKMSRSQLNDIMSELKSMATQNKELTRQLLLAKPQLLKALFQAEIMLGMVSPQVLQMPNLLQGPGHLVQTSLLDGLQQAVQLPGLPPLAQKVQLIPKVPEVQVSAISQHSLLNNQFSAPLQPTMHLQTQLSQHAKNQSLQQAALPGQPGVPTLTSMPSVRPPIQVTNSSSLIQQLQPHLLENPIPVTAADLGNKNWTNIPKSAVRPPLVPRPPSLDAGFQPGTSTSSDIVQTVSKDADRSGRLTNNATWAHSNNAFSSMPMGVAEKTSILNYSSELTQRPSKLMKLDDQSSSAFSVGPLIASKTIGSAPSQAAGVGLAPIYPVPNVEGVKNSENQISQSQLPPDVESALLQQVMSLTPEQLSSLPLEQRQQVIQLQQALLQNQMQPS
- the LOC123203328 gene encoding cleavage stimulating factor 64-like isoform X1, with the translated sequence MASSQHRCVFVGNIPYDATEEQLIEICREVGPVVSFRLVLDRETGKPKGYGFCEYKDEETALSARRNLHGYEINGRQLRVDFAENDKGADRNREQGRGGPGLAVNFEPQKQIGGPAIHGDAVPLQPIGLHLAITAATVMTGALGGAQVGILSNQNGVQSQVASANDPLTLHLAKMSRSQLNDIMSELKSMATQNKELTRQLLLAKPQLLKALFQAEIMLGMVSPQVLQMPNLLQGPGHLVQTSLLDGLQQAVQLPGLPPLAQKVQLIPKVPEVQVSAISQHSLLNNQFSAPLQPTMHLQTQLSQHAKNQSLQQAALPGQPGVPTLTSMPSVRPPIQVTNSSSLIQQLQPHLLENPIPVTAADLGNKNWTNIPKSAVRPPLVPRPPSLDAGFQPGTSTSSDIVQTVSKDADRSGRLTNNATWAHSNNAFSSMPMGVAEKTSILNYSSELTQRPSKLMKLDDQSSSAFSVGPLIASKTIGSAPSQAAGVGLAPIYPVPNVEGVKNSENQISQSQLPPDVESALLQQVMSLTPEQLSSLPLEQRQQVIQLQQALLQNQMQPS
- the LOC123203328 gene encoding cleavage stimulating factor 64-like isoform X2 encodes the protein MASSQHRCVFVGNIPYDATEEQLIEICREVGPVVSFRLVLDRETGKPKGYGFCEYKDEETALSARRNLHGYEINGRQLRVDFAENDKGADRNREQGRGGPGLAVNFEPQKQIGGPAIHGDAVPLQPIGLHLAITAATVMTGALGGAQVGILSNQNGVQSQVASANDPLTLHLAKMSRSQLNDIMSELKSMATQNKELTRQLLLAKPQLLKALFQAEIMLGMVSPQVLQMPNLLQGPGHLVQTSLLDGLQQAVQLPGLPPLAQKPTMHLQTQLSQHAKNQSLQQAALPGQPGVPTLTSMPSVRPPIQVTNSSSLIQQLQPHLLENPIPVTAADLGNKNWTNIPKSAVRPPLVPRPPSLDAGFQPGTSTSSDIVQTVSKDADRSGRLTNNATWAHSNNAFSSMPMGVAEKTSILNYSSELTQRPSKLMKLDDQSSSAFSVGPLIASKTIGSAPSQAAGVGLAPIYPVPNVEGVKNSENQISQSQLPPDVESALLQQVMSLTPEQLSSLPLEQRQQVIQLQQALLQNQMQPS
- the LOC123203328 gene encoding cleavage stimulating factor 64-like isoform X3, whose translation is MASSQHRCVFVGNIPYDATEEQLIEICREVGPVVSFRLVLDRETGKPKGYGFCEYKDEETALSARRNLHGYEINGRQLRVDFAENDKGADRNREQGRGGPGLAVNFEPQKQIGGPAIHGDAVPLQPIGLHLAITAATVMTGALGGAQVGILSNQNGVQSQVASANDPLTLHLAKMSRSQLNDIMSELKSMATQNKELTRQLLLAKPQLLKALFQAEIMLGMVSPQVLQMPNLLQGPGHLVQTSLLDGLQQAVQLPGLPPLAQKVQLIPKVPEVQVSAISQHSLLNNQFSAPLQPTMHLQTQLSQHAKNQSLQQAALPGQPGVPTLTSMPSVRPPIQPGTSTSSDIVQTVSKDADRSGRLTNNATWAHSNNAFSSMPMGVAEKTSILNYSSELTQRPSKLMKLDDQSSSAFSVGPLIASKTIGSAPSQAAGVGLAPIYPVPNVEGVKNSENQISQSQLPPDVESALLQQVMSLTPEQLSSLPLEQRQQVIQLQQALLQNQMQPS